Proteins encoded together in one Triticum dicoccoides isolate Atlit2015 ecotype Zavitan chromosome 7B, WEW_v2.0, whole genome shotgun sequence window:
- the LOC119336033 gene encoding pentatricopeptide repeat-containing protein At1g11290, chloroplastic-like, translating into MSASATTLRDAAAILGALSAASAASAAQLHAPALKLGFLPSCLHLCSSFLKSYAASGRLASARQLFDETPRRDIPLWNTLVSACARSRQPHHALLAVSAMVGEGSRPNNLSVTSLLSACAQLRSLVHGRELHGYAVRNIPVLDLRVLNALVSMYGRCGRFAEASTVFAGMGNKSVVSWTCMINACCENGRPAEALEVFNEMRLAVVKVDEVTLLAVISACTKLDCTSELGEWVEEYACENGFLEKTRVANSLIHMHGKMGRVKKSCEIFDSMNVRTVVSWTAMIQALAVHGHGVAALVRFSQMLRQGFWPDEVIFLSMINACGHSRLLSEGRQLFKSMVEDYHITPWMEHYGSMVDLLCRSGMLDEAFEFVLAMPVKPDPVIWRVLTGACRDHGNMNLARKVMDHVIDMEPDHEGNYVLASNLYAANENWGRVVDVRVEMGVRKETSRCSTALSYIEVNGEENAESFSTAQHQGEKRPSPLANRRDPDYEKMLRGK; encoded by the coding sequence ATGAGCGCCAGCGCCACCACCTTGCGCGACGCCGCGGCCATCCTCGGcgccctctccgccgcctccgccgcctccgccgcccagcTCCACGCGCCCGCCCTAAAGCTCGGATTTCTCCCCTCCTGTCTCCACCTCTGCTCGTCCTTCCTCAAGTCCTACGCCGCCTCCGGCCGCCTGGCCTCCGCGCGCCAGCTGTTCGACGAAACCCCCCGCCGGGACATCCCTCTATGGAACACCCTCGTCTCCGCCTGCGCGCGCTCCCGTCAACCCCACCACGCTCTGCTCGCTGTGTCCGCAATGGTGGGCGAGGGCTCCCGTCCCAACAACCTCTCCGTCACGAGCCTCTTGTCTGCGTGCGCGCAACTGAGGAGTCTGGTGCACGGGAGAGAGCTCCACGGGTATGCCGTGAGGAATATCCCTGTTCTTGATTTGCGCGTTCTCAATGCGCTGGTAAGCATGTACGGGAGATGCGGGCGGTTCGCTGAAGCAAGCACGGTGTTCGCCGGTATGGGGAATAAGAGCGTGGTTTCTTGGACGTGCATGATCAATGCTTGCTGCGAGAACGGACGCCCAGCAGAGGCGCTGGAGGTGTTCAACGAGATGAGGCTTGCCGTTGTCAAGGTCGATGAGGTCACCCTGCTCGCAGTCATCTCAGCGTGCACAAAATTGGATTGTACGTCGGAGTTGGGCGAGTGGGTGGAGGAATATGCATGTGAGAATGGCTTCTTGGAGAAGACCCGTGTCGCCAATTCACTCATCCATATGCATGGTAAGATGGGGAGGGTGAAGAAGTCATGTGAGATATTTGACTCGATGAATGTGAGGACTGTGGTCTCATGGACAGCCATGATACAGGCACTTGCTGTGCATGGGCATGGGGTGGCTGCCCTTGTTCGGTTTTCGCAGATGCTCAGACAAGGTTTCTGGCCTGATGAGGTTATCTTCTTGAGCATGATCAATGCTTGTGGCCACTCCAGGCTATTGAGTGAAGGGCGCCAGTTGTTCAAGTCCATGGTCGAAGACTATCACATCACACCATGGATGGAGCACTATGGAAGCATGGTGGACCTGTTGTGCAGATCTGGCATGTTGGACGAGGCGTTTGAGTTTGTCCTGGCCATGCCTGTGAAGCCTGATCCCGTAATATGGCGTGTATTGACCGGAGCATGCCGTGATCATGGAAACATGAATTTAGCGAGGAAGGTGATGGATCATGTGATCGACATGGAGCCTGACCATGAGGGGAATTATGTGCTGGCATCAAACTTATATGCTGCCAATGAGAACTGGGGACGTGTTGTGGATGTAAGGGTGGAGATGGGTGTGAGGAAAGAGACGTCAAGATGCAGTACTGCCCTGTCTTACATTGAAGTCAATGGTGAAGAAAATGCAGAAAGCTTCTCAACTGCACAGCACCA